In the genome of Vibrio sp. 16, one region contains:
- a CDS encoding DUF294 nucleotidyltransferase-like domain-containing protein has product MEAELLEIKNFLAQHPPFDELEDDVLNFVTKHVEISYFREDTPVIHFGDEIHDLYMVRSGVVEVYRRKGELYNRLDEGALFGQMGLLTNNKVRFPAKAIKDTLLYCIPEAVFQELYEKHETFADFVEVEDNARLRQAVSSNNEQNDLTTSKVRTLLSGEAPFVIKTESIQNAAIKMADENVSSLLIIDPDVLEDDEDDNNPLVGIITDRDLCTRVLAQGLDPNDEVSSVMTTEVISLDHNAYVYEAMLTMLRYNVHHLPVLKDKKPIGIIEATDIVRYESQNSLLLVSSIFQQQSIEELATLSEQVKDSFVRLVNEDANSHMVGSAMSVIGRSFKQRIIELAEEELGEPPIPYCFVALGSMGRDEQLLVTDQDNAIILDNTFVKQEHDAYFAELAKRVCDGLDKCGYTYCTGDIMATNPDWRMTRTEWEECFADWIDDPNPKALLNASIFFDLDGVYGRLKWAEQLNGFIVRRARRNNRFLACLARNAMNRTPPLGFFKDFVMEKDGQHKNSINLKRRGTAPLADLIRVHALAVGSRSKNSFERLDDIQEAGILPKGKARDLSDALEFISMVRIRHQAFDVENQIDPDNNIEPENLSDFERRNLKDAFQILSNAQNFLKFRYQASNNFK; this is encoded by the coding sequence ATGGAAGCAGAACTACTGGAAATCAAAAACTTCCTCGCCCAACACCCGCCTTTCGACGAACTTGAAGATGACGTACTTAATTTCGTCACTAAGCATGTTGAAATCTCTTACTTCCGAGAAGATACCCCTGTGATTCATTTTGGCGACGAAATCCATGACCTTTATATGGTTCGCAGCGGAGTCGTCGAAGTGTATCGACGCAAAGGCGAGCTCTACAATCGACTTGATGAAGGGGCGTTGTTCGGGCAGATGGGACTGCTAACCAACAACAAAGTCCGTTTTCCCGCAAAAGCGATTAAAGACACGCTGCTTTACTGTATTCCAGAAGCGGTCTTTCAAGAGTTGTATGAAAAGCACGAAACCTTTGCCGACTTCGTCGAAGTTGAAGATAACGCCCGATTGCGCCAAGCGGTATCGAGCAATAACGAGCAAAATGACTTAACGACGTCTAAAGTGCGCACCCTACTCAGCGGTGAAGCGCCTTTTGTTATCAAAACAGAGTCGATCCAAAATGCGGCCATTAAGATGGCGGATGAAAATGTCTCATCTTTGCTCATTATCGACCCAGATGTTCTCGAAGATGACGAAGATGACAACAACCCGCTCGTCGGCATCATTACTGACCGCGACCTTTGTACCCGCGTGCTTGCCCAAGGTTTAGACCCGAATGATGAAGTCTCGAGTGTCATGACCACCGAAGTGATCTCGCTCGACCACAATGCTTACGTTTACGAAGCCATGCTCACTATGCTTCGCTATAACGTGCATCACCTTCCAGTATTAAAAGACAAAAAACCGATTGGCATCATTGAAGCTACCGATATTGTTCGCTACGAATCACAAAACTCGCTGCTGTTGGTCAGTAGCATCTTCCAACAACAATCGATAGAGGAGCTGGCGACACTCTCTGAACAAGTAAAAGACAGCTTTGTCCGATTAGTAAACGAAGACGCCAACTCTCACATGGTCGGCAGCGCAATGTCGGTGATTGGCCGAAGCTTCAAGCAGCGCATCATTGAACTTGCAGAAGAAGAACTGGGAGAACCACCCATCCCCTACTGTTTTGTTGCTTTAGGGTCGATGGGGCGCGACGAACAATTGCTGGTCACGGATCAAGATAACGCCATCATTCTTGATAACACCTTTGTCAAACAAGAACACGACGCCTATTTTGCGGAGTTAGCGAAACGCGTTTGTGATGGCTTAGACAAATGCGGCTATACCTACTGTACTGGTGACATCATGGCGACCAACCCAGATTGGCGCATGACACGCACCGAGTGGGAAGAGTGCTTCGCCGATTGGATTGACGACCCGAACCCGAAAGCGCTGCTCAACGCTTCGATCTTCTTCGACCTCGATGGCGTATACGGCCGCCTTAAATGGGCAGAGCAGCTGAACGGTTTTATTGTCCGTCGAGCAAGAAGGAACAATCGCTTCCTCGCGTGTTTGGCTCGAAATGCCATGAATCGAACGCCGCCTTTAGGCTTTTTCAAAGACTTTGTCATGGAAAAAGATGGCCAGCACAAAAACTCTATCAATTTGAAACGACGTGGCACTGCCCCACTGGCGGATCTTATTCGCGTTCACGCTTTGGCGGTCGGCTCACGCTCTAAGAACTCGTTCGAACGCTTAGACGACATTCAGGAAGCGGGCATTTTGCCGAAAGGAAAAGCTCGCGACCTGAGCGACGCGCTGGAGTTTATCTCCATGGTGCGTATTCGCCACCAAGCATTCGATGTTGAGAATCAGATCGATCCGGATAACAATATTGAGCCTGAAAACCTGTCTGATTTCGAACGTCGTAACCTTAAAGACGCGTTCCAGATCTTAAGCAATGCACAGAACTTCCTTAAATTCCGCTATCAAGCCAGTAACAACTTCAAGTAA